A single genomic interval of Canis lupus dingo isolate Sandy chromosome 6, ASM325472v2, whole genome shotgun sequence harbors:
- the LOC112679169 gene encoding transcription cofactor vestigial-like protein 1, with amino-acid sequence MSLTMEKMEKTNIQLQRHLKTEWNPQCVLFTYFQGDIGSLVDKLFSRALSSVRSPKGLSPLSQGAGVILRNDMPPNQWCFLSQWTEPEPEPELEPEATFAYASPSSSEPGYSQAYSSGHVVPEPQRDGNYEPFLSLLQQNRHLAHPQESAVWEDCNSAHIARSMRLLCNLPPSSAHYKKIYFPPDGGPASVNLASEKSQSPEKEMCSFIEPQSEEENFFFQTCS; translated from the exons ATGTCGCTCACAATGGAAAAAATGGAGAAGACCAATATCCAGCTGCAGAGACATCTAAAGACTGAGTGGAACCCCCAGTGTGTCTTGTTCACCTATTTCCAAGGAGACATCGGCAGCTTAGTGGACAAACTCTTCTCCAGAGCTCTGAGCAGTGTCAGGAGCCCCAAGGGATTGAGCCCCTTGAGCCAGGGTGCAGGCGTGATCCTGAGGAATGACATGCCTCCAAACCAGTGGTGTTTCTTGTCTCAGTggacagagccagagccagagccagagctaGAGCCAGAAGCAACTTTTGCATATG CCAGCCCCAGCTCCTCAGAGCCTGGTTACTCTCAGGCCTACTCCAGTGGGCACGTGGTCCCAGAGCCCCAGCGTGATGGGAACTATGAGCCCTTCTTAAGTCTCCTCCAGCAAAATCGACACCTAGCCCATCCTCAGGAGTCTGCAGTGTGGGAGGATTGCAACTCTGCCCATATAGCTAGAAGCATGAGATTGCTCTGCAACTTGCCTCCCAGTTCAGCCcactataagaaaatatatttccccCCAGATGGTGGACCTGCCAGTGTCAACCTTgcaagtgaaaaaagccagtctccAGAGAAAGAGATGTGTTCTTTTATTGAACCTCAGTCCGaagaagagaatttctttttccaaacCTGCTCATGA